gcatatgaACCTActttgaaattgattctagtgcacCTTGAAATACTTATGCAACTTAGCACCACTCATAaacatgaatgtatatatatatatactagtatatatacatccacatacctattttcttaacccttagctagcttaattaatcctaaaaagttttaatttggagtaaaatttgaaattaattggtatgcttaaactcaggatgttacaaacctaccccacttaaatggAATCTTgacctcgagattcggaaggttCGTCGAAGAGATTTGGAAACTCCTTTTTTAGATCCTCTTCGcgttcccatgtagcttctgcttctgtgtgattactccattgtactCGGTAGAACCTAACTGTTGTTCTTCTGGTTTGACGAGTTGCCACATCCAAGTCTCAGATAGGTCTTTCCTCATACTGAAGATCCTGCTGTAGATCCATAACTTCCAAGGGGACTTGTTCCTCTGGAACTCTTAGACACTTCTTTAATTGTGaaacatggaacacattatgtACATCGGACATCTCTTCCGGAAGAGCTATCTTGTAAGCTACCGAGACAATCTTTTCGAGTATCTGGTAAGGTCCCACATATCTAGGCGATAACTTCCCATGAATCTGGAACTTCCGAGTGCCTCTTATTGGGGATACCTTAAGGTAGACGTAATCTCCTACTTCGAAGGTCAAGTCTCTCCTCTGGTTATCTGCATAACCTTTCTGTCTACTCTGAGCTGCTCTCAAGTTCTCCCTTATCTTGGCAACTTGTTCTTCTGTGTCCTTGAGTAACGCTGGCCCAAAGAGCGTGCGCTCACCAACTTCTGACCATAGCAAgggtgttctacattttctccCATATAATGCCTCAAAGGGGGACATCTTCAGACTAGCTTGAAAActattattgtaggagaattctgcaaaTGATAGATTTTTCTCCCAGTCTTTTCCATAAGTTATCACACAAGTTCTCAGAAGATCTTCCAAGACCTAGTTTACTCTTTCAGTCTAATCATCTATCTGTGGGTGATAAGCAGAACTGAAATCTAGTCTAATCCCCAAGGTGGTATGTAGGCTTTTCCAAAATCTTGACGTGAACTGGGGTCCTTGGTCAGAGACGATCCTGCTATGAACTCCATATAGTCTCAAAATATGGTTGATATACAAGTCTGCTAGCTTGTCTCCTCTATAGGTTGTCTTGACTGGTATAAAGTGGGCTACATTTGTCAGGCGATCTACTATTACCCATATGGAGTCGTTACCCTTCTGTGTTCTCGGTAACCCAACTACAAAttccataccaatttcatcccaCTTCCAAGTCAGGACCTTTGGTGCTCTACTTTGACCCTTTGACAGGTGTCATATCGAACGACAAAACCTGTTATGCCAAACTTCATCCCTGTCCACCAGTATTTGGTCCTTAGATTtgtgaacatcttggtacatccaggatgaatagaataGGGAGAGTTGTGGGTTTCACCCATGATTAACTCTCTAAGATTTTCCCGATCTGGCACGCATAACCGATCCTTGTACCACACAGTTCCTCATGGATCTATTCTGAACCCTGGTGCTTTATCTAACCCAAAATTCTTTTTGACTTCTATAATCTCTTCATCCTTTAACTGGGCCACACGGATCTTATCCTCTAGTGTTGGATGTACCACTAGGGTGTGAACTTGTCCTTGTGTTACGTGCAAATTCAGATGTTGCATCTCTGCAAGAAGTTCTGGTCTTAATTCCTGCACTGGTAGATCATTGCAGTAAACTTTCCTATTCAAGGCGTCAGCCACCACATTAGCCTTGCCTGGGTGATATTGGATACTCAAGTTTTAATCCTTTATAAATTCTAGCCATCTTCGTTGACTTAGGTTCAATTCTAACTAAGTGTAGATATACTTCAGGCTCTTAGGATCTGTATAGATCTTGCACTTATTTCCAAGAAGGTAGTGTCTCCATATTTTAAGTGCATGCACAACCGCTGCTAATTTCAGgtcatgagttgggtaattctcttcatgcggCTTCAGTTGCCTGGATGCATAAGCCACAACTTTGCCATCTTGCATCAGCACACAGCCTAAACCCTGCCGTGAGGCAtcacaatatactacaaagtCATTCTAGATATATGGCAATTTCAACACTGGGGCTGTAGTCagtctcttcttgagttcttggaaactCTCTTAATAGGCTTCATCCCACTCGAACTTGGCTTCTTTCTGGAGAAGCTTGGTCATTGACTTAGCTATCTTTGTGAATCCCTCAATAAACTTACGGTAGTAGCCTGCCAATCCAAGGAAGCTTCTAATTTCTGAGGCATTGAGTGGTTGAATCCAATCGACCACTGCTTCAACTTTGGAAGGGTCCACTGATACTCCTTCTGTTGTCAGCATATGACcaagaaatgccacttcttgaagccaaaactcacacttgctaaacttAGCGTAGAGCTGATGTGCTCTCAACCTTTCCATAACCACCCTCAGATGTTGTCCATGCTCTTCGGCACTCCttgagtagatgagaatatcatcgataAACACTACCACAAATCAGtccagttcctccatgaacaccttattcatcagattcataAAGTAGGTCCGGGCATTTGTCAATCAAAATGACAtgactgtaaactcatacaatccataCCTTGTCACAAAGGCGGTCTTCTGGATGTCACTTTTTCCAATCTTTAATTGGTAGTATCCAGATCTCAAAGCTATCTTAGAGAAGTACTTGACTCCTCGTAATTGATCGAACAGATCATCAATCCGGGGTagtgggtatttgttcttgatggtcatcTCATTCAAGGAGCGGTAATGAACACACATCCTTTGACTCACATCTTTCTTTTCTACAAATAGAACTGGAGATCCCTaaggtgaagaactaggtctgATGAAACCACTTGCTTATAATTCTCTGATCTACTCCTTTAATAACTCCAGTTCATTGACTGCTatcctataaggtctcttggcaATTGGGGCGGTCCCgggtaagagatcaataacCAACTCTATATCACGGTCCGGTGGCATACCAGGTAACTCCTTTGGGAATACATCTGGGTATTCACATATCACAGGCACATCCTCTGTTGACTGGGTAGACAAGTTTCATGCCATTGGGTCAGTCTTGGGTCATTTGGGTTCAAACTCtaccttgattcctttatgATTAATCAGGGTAACTCTTCTACTAGCACATGCTATATTGCCTTCgtgcttggttaaccaatccattgcCAGGATAACATTTATTCCACTTGAATTCAGGATCACCAGGTTTGCTAGAAAATTTACTCCACTTAAATGGAGTTTAACCCGGGGGCATCCTAGATGACACAGGATATTTCTCGCAGGAGATCGAACAAGCTTCGGATTCTTAAGTATCACAGTAGGTAGCTTATGCAGTgtagcaaactttgaagaaacaaatgaatgcgaagctccagaattgAATAAAACTGTTGCATGGGCTGAGTTGATGGAGAACTCATCGAGTACAACTTCTGGTGCTTTCTGGGCTTCTTGAGCATCAATGTGGTTGATGCGACCTTGTCCATAGTTCCGTGATTGTCTTGCTGATCGATTTCCTCCTCGTCCTACCCCTGCTGCTGGGGCTGAATGAGCTGGTACATTGTTTTGATTAGCATTAGGGCAATCCTTCATGTAGTGCCCTGGCTGATGGCAGAAGAAACATGTCTTCTGTGTAGCTGATGGAGTCTGAGTGCTGCTCTGCCGAGATTGTCCTGGGTTGGAACTGCGATGAGTAGATACTATTGTGCGCGATGTGAATCCTGGAGTTGGGTTTTGCATGGTTAACTGCTGCGAATACTGAATTTTCTACCTTCGGTTGGAAGTGGGTCCCCTAGGACCTACCGCCCTGTGGCTTCCGATCAGCgaactttctttttctttctaccTCTATGGGTGCACAGTCCTCCTCTAGTAGGAGGGTCTTGTTCATCATGGTATTGAAGTCGGGGTAGATAACAGGCGCAGGCTGAATATACAAACTGTGTTGCAGTCCCTTCTTGAAGCGATCCTGCTTCTTCTTATCCGTTGATACCTCTTTAAGTGCGTAGCGAGAAAGGCGGATGAACTTCCAAATGTACTGGTTCACTGTCATTGACCCTTGCTTTAGGTCACGGAACTCATCAGCCTTCATCTACATGATCCCTGTCGGCACATGGTATTTCCTGAACTCTTCGCAGAATTCTTCCCAACTGATGGCATCAACATTCATTGATGCTTCGCAGTAGTTCTCCGACCATTCTGCTGCTAACCTGGTGAGTTGGTGGGCGGCAAGATTAACCCTGTCTCAACCCTCACAGCTGACGACATGGACCTTCCTAGTGATTGCCCAgagccagtcatcagcctccaaGGGGTCGTCAGTACTATCAAAGGTTGAGGGCCTGATCCTCATAAATTCTGCGATCTTGTTCTGAGGTCCATATCCTCTGTTGTTGATTCCTACCTGAGAGCCTCTGTTGTTGATTCCTGCCTAAGCTATGGCCTCCAGTAGGCAGGTTTGATTGGTCATCACTGCCACTAGATCATTCTCTAGTGGTGGGGGCAGGGGGGTTCTTTGACTGCTGCGGTAGCACTGATGGACTTCATGACTGGGTTGAGAGTCAGCACCCCTGTCTCTTCCTCTACCTTGGTCCTCAGAGTGCCTTCCTCGGGACCTTATCGTACTTCCTGCTTGAGGATCCCATCCCGTGGGCTCCATTGATAGGTACGATCTGACGTTGTTGACGGTGGCGAGAGGACTCTCTGGACGATTCCATCTATTCTCTAAagataagagaggaagcaagagctGAGATACAGCTATAAGATGAGGGCAAACAAGATAGGAGCAAGGACAATCCTtgcaaatcaagcaaacaagattcaaacaagaagcaacactgtcagtgacacaggaaccaggggtccccgagttctgaggccagaacagcagagtgccacgtggcgccctccctcggcgattatctccccgaggtgcgagaagaccaagtcccgggagagggtgctcggggccatgaacagtggtccccgagtactcgagttccccgatgacctgagaagaccaagtaccgggaagagagtgctcggggctgcgaacggTGGTCCCCGAGCGCTCAGGTCCCCCGATGACGAGACAAGCCGTGTACCGAAaaaagggtgctcggggctgtgaacagtggcccccgagcacccgagttccccgaggacctaagagaagtcagttccgggagagagtgctcggggccgcgagcaatggcccccgagcactcggttccccgaggagcTGAACaatcagttccgggagagagtgctcggggccgtgaacagtggccctcgagcactcgattccccgaggaccaagaaagggcatatccgggagagagttctcggggctgtgaacagtggcccccgagcactcggttccctgagggccTAAGAAGTTTCTTCTCctgtggcccccacagaggtccagcagtgagatgtcaactggtgagaggcccgataccgcatttaagagggcgcgcgGCCTGTcgcttccaactgctccccccacacttgctgacagtccctgccacggcctggtagggaggcgtggggatatttaatgcatgggtcccatcccgcatcATCCGGTGCACCTCAGGATAGcgtcgcgaggcccaaggcgccccgcgtGCCGCCTTGCTGTGTCGGatttgctctgaccgggcgggcacgcagggctgctcggtggcttcCCGGCGGGCCCTCCCTGCGGCCCCCGTTGAAAAACGACATGATGACTTACAAGACCGGatggggtgcgttttcaaccctccccgtcacttcgtgcagcagcccatgatggttgctttccatttatggtgcctcggaactcgcgccattcctttctgggcacgctaccgtccTGGCGAGTATAAAGgctgggcgggctccccgggaggaagagaggagatcGAAACGAGAAAGATGAGATCAGAAAAGGAGATCAGGAGATCGGAAGAAAAacacagaagctcagatcaccgaaggacaaggagcacgaagttctagactagacaaatattcttgtaacccagcaaacactcagagaaacatcctcagagcatttatagcatacacacaggagtagggtgttaggctcagtgcggcccgaacctgtctaaaaatccctcgagcatttactacttcttgcatccgatcatttcattccacctgcatcgtatttactcccatttatttcatccgcaaaacggattcagaattatccccccggccaaatccaaagggggtccctccggatccccacttgtggagttcaccctccgacaaacaCCATACAAGAGTACAAGTAATATGTAAtaaacaaacctaggactatctccactaggtcactagtacaaaagttttTGATCTACTACGTCAAAAGCGTGCTCGTAGAGCATCATGCTAGCAGgctatctacaacaaaagctacaaaaggatcTACTCCTAATGTTATCTAGCCAAGACGCGTCGTCCTCAGGCGTTGTCGGTGAACCTGTCGGCGGTGCTGCTAACAGCTGACTCAGCAGGTGAGAAAGCCCCTACTGGTGTCAGTGCAGAAGTGGGGTCAGAGGTCCTGTTGAAGCTGTCGTCGTTGCGGTCACTAACGCACTCACACTCGCTAGGGTCCTCCTCCTTGGAGTCCTCCGTGGGTATCACCATATCTCCGTCCTGGATCGGCTCGACATGCACCAAACCTCCAGTGGCTGTGGGAACTGGCAATGGTTCAATCCGGCCATCTGCTATAGCCGCTGCTATATGCGCTGGCAGGAGAGGAACACCTGCAAGGATGACGTGCTGGGTCCTACTCGCGGGGATACTGAAGGTGCTCTTTCTGGCCGTCGTCCTAGTTCGGGAGCCACTCATGGCATGCTGTCGGTTGAGATCCCTGTGATGGGCTCTCACCGCCCTCTGCCATCCTTCGTGGTTCCTTCCCGTAGTGTCCTTTGCAGCTACGGCCTGGACTCTGTTCTGATCTAGCATCACACGGAGAGCTCTCTCACGTGTCTCGGACTCCTCTACCCTATAGCGAGCATCCTGGAACAGCTGATAGGTCTCATTGTGTATGTGCTCCAAGGCATGTAGGTACTGTGCTGTGACGGATACAGTGgcgtcgtcctcctcttcctcttgtccTGCATCCTCCATGGCTGTTAGGCGTGCACACCAAGCAGCTCGCTGGCCAGCGGCAGCTGGAAAGTGCCTCATGGGAGTGTGTGCAACCTCTCTGACACGCCTCCCGCATAGGTGCTGAAGTGCCTCGTAGGCCTAACTGGTACATGTCAGAGTACCGTACTCCGGTGGTACTGACGTGCCACGGTCACCAGCTGGGGTGCCTCGGGCAATCGAAGATCTGCAGAAAGACCTGGCACTTCTGGGATCCATTCTCGTCGTACTCACGCCATGTGTACTTTGGGTGTCGGGTGTACCCCAGGCGGCAACAAGCTTCCCAcagcaacttgggaaagccTTTCACTCGTAGACATCGTACTGTGTTCCAATTCTCATCTTCCATCTACCGGGAAAAGGGGATAGCTTAAAACCAGCATATCAAGTTTTCAAAGGTAACATGACAAGAGGTAAGTACAGAATAGGTTTTTTGATAACATAGATTTTGGAAATAAACAGACATGAGCTAGTCTATTCTAAGGTCACGTCCTATAGCCAAgtatgactctgataccactcctgtaAGACCCCCCTTACCGGGATCTCttatgcctcctgtatcagtctctggattacgtagctgatcgCACAGTATAATAGTCATagtatgtaacaccctaatttttccatttctgaaatttctcaaaaatttgctaagttcaaaatgagtttaaatattttttaaaagagagaaaatcctattttatatgaaagaagatataaatgacataggatataagtgtttattttgcattcatgctgaattaggcaagtaggatttttatttgatttttgatgaatttatttgaaaaagtttttgcctggattttgaatttgaaattggattttgaattcagaagaaaaagaaaaatattaaaactcCTTGCGGGCTGGATTTTTCCTTTTCGGCCCAGCTCCTTCTCGGCCTCGGCCCAGCCGCCGTCCCGGCCTCCTCTCCCACCCGGGCCGCCTTCCCGCCTCGGCCCATCCccgcgcgccagcccacgcgccgagCCACCTCACCGAGCCGCcgacatgcgggtcccgcatgtcaggacCTTCTCCTTCCTCGGTCGGACTCCGACTCAGTCACGGGAACGCGTCGGCCGTCGTCTCCCGTTCGAATTCGACCACAACCCGAACCCGAGAGCTTCTAGAAAGCCaccaaatcaaatccccgggatctcctctatctttagccggccttatctctaaggaattcgcggaatcgagctcggatacaactctccgccgccgtgtctgacttgatctcgctgcgccgtcgccctgggcgtcccgagctgcctatataagtagagcctccctccccgaacacatctcaaccagaaatcgccaaaacccgagccttagacgccgAGTTCAGTGCTTGCCGAGCCGTCATCGCCGCCGCTTCGACCGAGCTCACCGCCGTGCCGTTCCAGAGCCTCGCAGTGCATCGCGAgccaccatcgcgagtgcctgccaccacagaagcttttcccgtCGTCGCTTTGGTCTCTGCGCCATCGGAGAGCCTTCTCCAACGAGATTCTGAagtagccgccgcccccttccgtcgccgatcaccttcccgtgccgcgccgccttcggtaagccccaaaacgagctCGCCGTCCCCTTCTCGTTGTGTTCCGTCGCTCATCGTCGTGTtccgaggccggcgatgaggttAGCGCTTGTCTCTGGCGAGAGCGCCGCCGCTTTCCTTCGGTTGCCGCCATCCCGTTCCTCTCCGGCCGCCCAAACCCTCCGCAGTCGTCGGATCCGAAGCCCACGGCCgaccaaccagaagctgccacgtgttgccacttaacccagtcagcagccatgccatgtcatacagccacctcagccgccacctcaacctctctgctgatgtgtcacccctgtcaccatgccacgtcagccagagcagcccagtcagtaattcaagcctttttcagtataaaaataaatctgataatttttttaattggtaattttacaatttagcccctaaacttttctgaaataacaaaaagagtcatatctttttgcagttaggtccctgtactttttcataattacatttaggtccctctattttacaaaaaggtccctaaactttctgttaattcaatataagcccttctcttttttttccagatttaaccctagacttgttttagccctatctttttcatcgtagctccgatttaagcgattcttgcgccgatggattcgtttttcagtgctctttcttttgagctagtttttatctcgttattcttttattttgtgctctgttcttagtgtatcttgtttgtttgtttgccggttattgtgcgattagccgataacgtcccggatcaatttgaagaacatcaagaccaggagcaagaatacactgagcaacagcaaggagaaggcaagtgtccttgatcatattgaacctatgttttaaatgttttattttacaaaaattgcatgcagtgttaaTATGAtcggtagtcacctatgttagagttttccctagatattcccttatcatcccttggaacctagatagtttatggttaggtgtctttgtgggtagattgcttagccttgtttttgggatgttgagaagtgtcataattttgactaatgaacatatgcagtaataatggttaatatgatgatgatttagcaacatggaaccttaggtcttgagcatagggatgttagtgatagttgtcatggttatgacgttggattagtgtttgctcaagtaacctaagtaaggaccggttcgtggagcgacaacccaagaagtaacgtaccaaccacgaggctgatatgggtaaggcgtgacatactgattagaatctgtccagtgtgcgttgggtcagcacaaaagggggcttctgagtaggagctttgcttgcgtaaagcctggcagtgaaacctagtgggcagacacacactggattagtctctggttagtggaaagtgtcatacagtgattcttggcggcacaccactggcgtgtgttaagtgtcttgcaaacacagcaacatggaattcactgactcgtgggtaaagctggagaacctctgcagagtgtaaagctgttataacagccatgctcacggatatgagagacttggatcctcacatgattagagggtggatggttttggttctggttcaaagagtactagatggtgtggttttggtcttagtacagggagtactagacggttgtggtatgcatgGTGgagaaccttgtatgctagatgatggattgttgagttacattcatttaatacttgtgtaatgcttttgagtccaaatgtgttttcattactcgcatttacgcaaataataccttatGTCAGCcaattcttgatataagcctgcatgtcattattttcccacacttgctgagtacattatgtgctcacccttgctttctcctacaaaaacatatgctgctcagtggaagactttgaggatttccaagacgacgacctggtgttctaagcgtatcttccagtcggtgcctgtggagtattggtcgccaatgctttcgtcccgctaccgtcgtttagatgatgtcgtttacaagaagtgaacgtttaattaaataaagtattatttttgttacttcacctatgacgtccttatgtgtgttaaacttcctgggcacacataaaccgcacttggttttggctgttaaaaccgggtgtgacagaggtggcaTCAGAGCCATATTGACTGTAGGATCGCAAGGCTAGCTAGaatggtcgtcctaaggaatTACCTAGTCATCTAATCCCATCCAAGTCTTTCCACAGTTCccaaacttgtctcttgctatccataagactatttgttatatcccatctcttcctttttagatggttcgccagctacttactgcccgcaagtcaaccagaggacgtccacccattctaccacgtgtgccaact
This genomic window from Phragmites australis chromosome 7, lpPhrAust1.1, whole genome shotgun sequence contains:
- the LOC133925534 gene encoding uncharacterized protein LOC133925534, which translates into the protein MKADEFRDLKQGSMTVNQYIWKFIRLSRYALKEVSTDKKKQDRFKKGLQHSLYIQPAPVIYPDFNTMMNKTLLLEEDCAPIEVERKRKFADRKPQGEFSYNNSFQASLKMSPFEALYGRKCRTPLLWSEVGERTLFGPALLKDTEEQVAKIRENLRAAQSRQKGYADNQRRDLTFEVGDYVYLKVSPIRGTRKFQIHGKLSPRYVGPYQILEKIVSVAYKIALPEEMSDVHNVFHVSQLKKCLRVPEEQVPLEVMDLQQDLQYEERPI